CGATCTGCCCGACGGCGTCCAGCAGGTCAGGCTCAAGCTCCTGGAGCGGGCGGCGGACGGGCGCGAGGCGCCTCGTGACGTGTCCGCGTGGGCGGCGGTCGTCGCCTCGAACCTCGCCATGGACTGGCATCGGGCGCGCCGAAGGCAGGAGCGGCTCGGGGAGCGGCTCGCCGTGCTGTGGCGGGAGGCGACGGACGAGGACGGGGCGGAGTCACGGGCGCTCTCGATGGCCGTGACCCAGGGCCTGGACGCGCTGCCCGACACCCAGCGGCAGGTCGTCGTGCTGCGCTTCTACGCAGATCTCCCGGTACGGGCGATAGCGGATGAACTGGGCATTCCGGAGGGCACGGTCAAGAGCAGGCTGCATACGGCGGTACGGGTGCTGCGCGCGCGGCTGCACGAGGGCGAGGTGGTGTGAGGGTGGCTGG
This Streptomyces sp. NBC_01283 DNA region includes the following protein-coding sequences:
- a CDS encoding sigma-70 family RNA polymerase sigma factor: MLRGKTRRGRRDHEERADPLDAAQEDRVRAVLALGGVPHADLPDGVQQVRLKLLERAADGREAPRDVSAWAAVVASNLAMDWHRARRRQERLGERLAVLWREATDEDGAESRALSMAVTQGLDALPDTQRQVVVLRFYADLPVRAIADELGIPEGTVKSRLHTAVRVLRARLHEGEVV